A segment of the Luteolibacter arcticus genome:
GCGACCTTTTCGGCTTCGATCCGTGCGGCCTCCCGCTTGGCCTCGACCTCGCGCTGGTTATCGGCCGCCTTGTTCATTTGGAAGGCCACCAGCCCCCCGCCGATCACGAGGATGGCGATGATGATGACCGGCACGGTCATGTCCGTTTTCTTCTTGTGGTGGATCACTGCGGCCGGGGCGCGGCGTGGCATCGCAGCGTGAGCGGCGCGCACCTGCGGGACGTGGTGGCCCACATGCGGCACGTGGGGCCTCGGCCCGGCCGGACGCTGGACGATGCGCAAGGTGGAGGTCTCGGGCACCCGGTTCGCCCAGCCTTCGAGGTCCGTGGCCATTTCCTCGGCGCTGTTATAGCGGCGCGCGGGATCGGGGTCGGTCGACTTTTGCCAGATGGCATCGAGCTTCTTGTCGCAGTTGACGACATTGGACGGCGGCTGCATGCCCTCGTCCTCCGGCTTGTGGCCGGTCAGCAGCTCGTAGAGGATGACGCCGACCGCGTAGATGTCGGTTTTGACGTCGGCGTGCTCCGGATTGTCGTAGATTTCCGGCGCGGTGTAGCCGGGGGTCCCCATGATCAGGCCGGGGCTGGCGGAATCGGCGGGCCGGGCCAGGCCGAAGTCGCCGATCTTGGCCACCACCTTTTCGTTGAGGAGAATGTTGGCCGGCTTGATGTCGCGGTGGATGAC
Coding sequences within it:
- a CDS encoding serine/threonine-protein kinase; its protein translation is MSSTSFEAPSLEVLAGLLPAYEFDSFIAQGGMGAVYKARQKALDRDVAIKVLPRELGADPAFHQSFETEARAMARLNHPNLIGVYDSGDIDGMLYIVMEYVNGKSLYHSAYNLAVDPEQAAALVKGICDGLAHAHENGVIHRDIKPANILLNEKVVAKIGDFGLARPADSASPGLIMGTPGYTAPEIYDNPEHADVKTDIYAVGVILYELLTGHKPEDEGMQPPSNVVNCDKKLDAIWQKSTDPDPARRYNSAEEMATDLEGWANRVPETSTLRIVQRPAGPRPHVPHVGHHVPQVRAAHAAMPRRAPAAVIHHKKKTDMTVPVIIIAILVIGGGLVAFQMNKAADNQREVEAKREAARIEAEKVAAHNAALKKKQEEEDKKPDPSTIRFAPEGTPQTPPPSPTPVVPPGAEPPPP